The Fulvivirga ligni genome window below encodes:
- the rpsG gene encoding 30S ribosomal protein S7: MRKAKPKKRYILPDPKFQDTLVTKFVNYLMVDGKKSIAYNIFYEAVELVESKTGENGLETWKKALNNIMPSVEVKSRRVGGATFQVPMEVRPDRKVTLGIKWMIRYSRMRGEKTMRDRLAGEIISASKGEGAAVKKKDDTHRMAEANKAFSHFRF, encoded by the coding sequence ATGAGAAAAGCTAAACCAAAGAAACGGTACATTCTACCAGATCCTAAGTTCCAAGATACGCTTGTTACCAAGTTTGTGAACTATCTTATGGTTGATGGTAAAAAAAGTATAGCATACAATATTTTCTATGAGGCTGTTGAGCTAGTGGAAAGTAAGACTGGTGAAAATGGTCTTGAAACCTGGAAGAAAGCATTGAATAACATTATGCCTTCAGTAGAGGTGAAGAGTAGAAGAGTCGGAGGTGCAACTTTTCAAGTTCCTATGGAAGTGCGTCCTGACAGAAAGGTCACTCTTGGTATCAAATGGATGATTCGTTATTCCAGAATGAGAGGAGAGAAAACCATGAGAGATAGACTAGCAGGTGAAATCATCTCTGCATCTAAGGGTGAAGGAGCAGCTGTGAAGAAGAAGGACGATACGCACAGGATGGCGGAAGCAAACAAAGCATTTTCACACTTTAGATTTTAA
- the rpsL gene encoding 30S ribosomal protein S12: protein MPTIQQLVRKGRKKLVSKSKSPALDSCPQRRGVCTRVYTTTPKKPNSAMRKVARVRLTNGKEVNAYIPGEGHNLQEHSIVLIRGGRVKDLPGVRYHIIRGALDTAGVNGRLQRRSKYGAKRPKK from the coding sequence AACAATTGGTAAGAAAGGGTAGAAAGAAATTGGTGAGCAAATCTAAGTCACCAGCTCTTGACTCATGTCCACAAAGAAGAGGAGTATGTACAAGGGTTTACACGACTACCCCAAAGAAGCCGAATTCGGCTATGAGAAAAGTAGCGAGGGTTAGACTTACAAACGGTAAGGAAGTTAACGCTTATATTCCTGGTGAAGGTCACAACTTGCAAGAACACTCTATTGTTCTTATAAGAGGTGGTAGAGTAAAAGATTTACCAGGTGTAAGGTATCACATTATTCGTGGTGCTTTAGATACAGCCGGAGTTAATGGTAGGCTGCAAAGAAGATCTAAGTACGGTGCAAAAAGGCCAAAAAAATAA